TTGCTCCCCAAAAAAGCAAGTTCATCTTGGACCAAATCATCAAGCCAGCCTTCCATCTTGGGACCCCTATACTAACAAGAGCATATCAGATTGTAAAGCTACGGTGAATGACAGTTCCTCGAATTATCGGGGATCAGACAGCAATGTTGACAATGTTCATGAAGAGAAGCTGATGGGGACTTGTGTTATTCCAATGCCTGACTCAAATTCATCTGCACTGAACACTGACATGGTTGGACAGGGCATTACGGACTGTGACTGCCTGGACCAGGGCTCTGTTAGATGTGTGCAACAGCATATCATGGAAGCACGGGAAAAGCTTTTGAAGTCCCTTGGGCATGAAAAATTTGTTAAGTTGGGTTTGTGTGACATGGGAGAGGTGGTGTCCTGTAAATGGACTGAAGAAGAGGAACAGGCCTTTCATGATGCTGTTTATTCTAATCCTGCATCATTAGGCAGGAATTTTTGGAAGCACTTGTCAGCAGTGTTCCCTTCTAGAACCAAAAAAGAATTAGTGAGTTATTATTTCAATGTCTTCATGCTCCAGAGGCGGGCTACTCAGAACAGATGCTACTCTCTGGATATCGATAGTGATGATGATGAGTGGCATGGAAGTCATGTGGATCAGTATGATGTTCAAGTTTCAGGAGAATATGAAGACTCTGCCATTGAGTCACCTGTTGTTGAAGAGGAGCTATCAGGATCTGAAAAGGGTTGttctgatgaagatgatgatgatggagaTGACAGTGATGGAGATGTTGGAAATTTTTGTGCTGATGTAACTGAAGAAGATTTTGGATTAGATTATATATCTCAGTCAGGCATTGCAAAGTCATTGAATGGGGATGGGGTTGGCTCTGTAGTTCCACATGTAGATACAATTACGGGGAGAGCTCTCGACAGTCTCAGTGTTCAAGATGACTCATGTACGTCTTTTGAGTTTGATATGGCCGATTATTGTGGTCCCCTTGATGGTGGACATGCTTTGCAAGTAAGTGGAGCAATGACTGACACTAGTAAAAGTTTGCACGGTAAACTTGATGGTCGTAATGATCTGGTTGGTCATGTAAGTTTATTGGATTCCTGTGATGCTAAAGTTTGGGATGGAAGGTATATAAGTCCAATAAGAGGTGGTGTTGATCTACTGCCTACATGCAACATTATTGAAGAAATCTTCGGCCAAGGCACTTGGGATACGAAGACAAGATATGACTAAGGCATCTGTTAGTGGCTTGTGGAGAAATTCCTTATTGGTACCTCAGTTGGCCCGcatttttgacttttttagtTAATGTCATGCAGGAAAGCCTCTTTTATCTAAAGATATGAGATTTTGTCTTCCGAATTTCTTTGTACATTCTTTTGTGGAATGAATTGTACATGAGCAAGTTGCAGCACTCCCAATGGaatctttttgtcatttttgagtTGCACAAATCTGAAGTCTTTCTTTGGCCCCAAAAGCGTCGCTTAGAATACTTTAGTAaaggaatataaaaaaaaaagcccagTAATTTGACCTGTATACTGCATTTGGTTGAACAACACTTGTCAATAACTTATTAGAGTCTGTTGGGTTTTGCACAGGTGGGATAGGGAAAAAGGAGATGATTCCCCTTTTTGTGTATACTGAATTATCAGTGGGAAAGGTTTTGAGGCAGTCCTTCctttctatttgttttttttcctttggattctttttgttaatataaCTTTCGTGTGGTAGTCCGCTACATtgaattttaactaatttatgtGTTAAAGCCTTTTGGTTCCTGAGTAAATAGTGGGACAACCCATATTTTGCCTGGTGGTGCTGTCTTATATGTACACTTGAAATTGCCGTAACAATTAGTGCTAGCTACAGATAAAGTTTTGCGGTTGGATTGACTCATGAACTCTCCAACTTGCCTTTTAAGGGATAATTTAAATGGTAAAAGAATgagatttcaaatataaaagtaagattttaaatttctttatgatattttaagagtaaacttttgatttacaTGTTACTGAATTTAAGGTTTCACCTACATTTAGTCTTAACTCTCTAATATGATACCTTTTATAGCTAATTAAGTTAAGTCAGATATTCTTGCTTTGACAAGTCGAGGGCTTAGtgtgcttttttttcttttgtaaggTTAATAATTCCTATTTGCACTTCTGTggaagataaaattaataaaaatgttttggagaaattaaattaa
This sequence is a window from Mangifera indica cultivar Alphonso chromosome 5, CATAS_Mindica_2.1, whole genome shotgun sequence. Protein-coding genes within it:
- the LOC123216471 gene encoding uncharacterized protein LOC123216471 — its product is MGFKRPFDDEKFQELPCKHSRQLDVNNKLTQFQHVPCNNTLQKPCFSVEDGDGFHQHGWKGESESETVVNKFTNSVEKGLEISAALSLVTSSSTEEDGWSKSTSYQSLSLKHFGYDFPQRTFIPFDNSYSSLLDCSPKKQVHLGPNHQASLPSWDPYTNKSISDCKATVNDSSSNYRGSDSNVDNVHEEKLMGTCVIPMPDSNSSALNTDMVGQGITDCDCLDQGSVRCVQQHIMEAREKLLKSLGHEKFVKLGLCDMGEVVSCKWTEEEEQAFHDAVYSNPASLGRNFWKHLSAVFPSRTKKELVSYYFNVFMLQRRATQNRCYSLDIDSDDDEWHGSHVDQYDVQVSGEYEDSAIESPVVEEELSGSEKGCSDEDDDDGDDSDGDVGNFCADVTEEDFGLDYISQSGIAKSLNGDGVGSVVPHVDTITGRALDSLSVQDDSCTSFEFDMADYCGPLDGGHALQVSGAMTDTSKSLHGKLDGRNDLVGHVSLLDSCDAKVWDGRYISPIRGGVDLLPTCNIIEEIFGQGTWDTKTRYD